AGCATCGGCATGGCCGCCCGGAGTTCGTCCAGATTCTCCCGGCTCAGCTCGCGGCGTCCGTCTTCGAGATCGTGAATCAGGGTGATCAGGCAGGAGGTCAGCGGCGTCGGCACCCCGCGTTCCTGCCCGATCTTCTCGACCCAGCCGAGCTGTGCATCGACCTCGGTGCGCCGTTTGCGAATCGCCAGATCGCGCCAGATGCCGCTGTGCGTCTTGGCGCTGCGGCGGTTGAAGGCCACCATGTCATCCATGCTGCGCTCGGCGTCGGCGTCGCTCGCACCGGGCATGAACGCGGCTGGATCGAACCCGTTGAAAGCCTCCGGGGTGATGTTCTGGGCGTGCGCCACCCGCAGCACCTCGCGGCCCAGCGCCACGTACAGGGCGCGGTCTTCGGGCCGCTCCAGCGCGTCGGCAATGCCGTCGTTGGTGACAGCGGTGGCGAACAGCAGCGCTCCGTAGCCGAGTTTGCTCCACAGATACCCGAAGATATTCGGACTCAAAATGGCGCGGTCATCGAACTGGAGCAGCAGCGCGTGAATCTGCTCGGCTCGCGGCGTGACTGTGCCGTCCTGCTCGCCCACCACCACTGCGCCGCGCCCGCTGTAGGTCACGGTGCCGGGTTCCAGATAGTCTGCCCCAAAGTTTACGAAGCTGCCCAGCACGCGGTCTTTTCCCAGAACATCGTTCAGGATCAGCGGATTCAGACCGTTCTGCACCGATACCACCGCGCCGCCCGCTGCCAGATGCGGGGCCAGCGCTGTTCCAGCCTCCAGCGTGTCCTGAGCCTTGGTACACAGCAGCACCGTGTTCCACTCACCGTTTAGCTCGGCGGGCACAAAGGCTGGAGCCTCCACCGTGAACTCTTCGATGGGGCCGACGATGTGCAGCCCCTCCGCCCGGATCGCCTGGACGTGCGCCGCCGCCACATCCACGAAAGTCACGTCGTGTCCGGCCCGCACCAGATACGCGCCGATGCTGCCGCCGATAGCGCCCGCTCCCCAGATCAGCACCCGCTGCGGCTGTTGCTCGGGTTCCGCCGTTCCGGCCCCGCTCATCTGGCGTCCCCCCTCGAACCAGCCGTCCTCGATCAGGGCGCGGGTTTCCTGAACCGCGACCTCCCAGATCGCCTGCATGTCGCTGTCGGGCCGCTGGAACCGCCCACCGTAATTGCCTTCCTGAAGGTACGGGCGCAGCTCCGATGGCCCCAGCAGCCGCAGCCGGTTCAGGTCGAGCGCGGGCTTTTCCTCGTCGGGCATGTTCACGCCGTCCAGCCGCGTCCAGGGAAAATTCTCCATCCAGGAAGCGTGGCTGGCGTTGCTGTCGGTGGCCTGCACCTGTGCCCAGACCTGCGGCGCGTTCCACCAGTTATGGAATTTCACGCGGCTGCCGGGGTGGTCGGCCATCCACTCGGCCACGAAGCCCTGCGCGGGCGTGTTGCCGCCGTGACCGTTCACGATCAGAATGCGCCGGAAGCCCTGCTCGTACATGGCGTCCAGCAGGTCGCGCACAATGCTCAGGTAGGTCTGCACCCGCAGCGTCAGGCTGCCCGGATAGCCCCGGAAATACGGCGTGATGCCGTAAGGCAACACCGGAAAGACCGGCACACCCAGCGGGGCGGCGGCGTCGCGGGCCAGTTTTTCCGGCAGGATGTTATCGACGCACAGGCTCAGGTAGCCGTGCTGCTCGGTGCTGCCCAGCGGCAGGACACAGCGGTTATCGGTCTTCAGGTACTCTTCGACCTGCATCCAGTTCATGCGTTCGATGGCGGTGTCATTCGGCTGGGTCATGGCTAAACCTCGCGGGGCGTATGAGAGGGCACGGTGTTCAGGTCGGTCAAAAGGGGTCAGGCGGGCTGAAGTGCAGATCTCGGGCGGGTGTCGAGAGCGGGCAGCACCACCTGTTCCACGTCTCTGGGGTCGATGGTGTGGCGATACTCGAAGGTGGGTCGGCCACCTGTCAGGCTGCCGATAACCTCCGAACCGCTGGCGTACACCACCACTTCGGCCCACTCGATCACGGCGCTCAGATCGGCGGCCTGTACGTGGGTGCTGCGGATATCGGACAGCAGCGGTGCAAAGCGTTTCACACCGGTCAGGAAGGTGGGCAAAAAATCTTCGAAAGTGGCGACCAGCGCCAGGCGTGTCATCGGACTCAGGGCGGCCAGCGCCGAGCGGGTGGCGACCGATGGAATGAAGCCCACCGGCAGCACTGTCAGACCGGGCAGCAGCGAACGGGTCTCGGACAGGCGGTGCGCCAGCGACAGCACCACGTCGGCGGCCTCGGCCCGCGCCCGCTGAAGCTGACCGCCTGCCCGCAGGTCTTCGAGCGTGACGGCCTCGACCACGTCGCCGGGCCGCAGCAGGTCCTGAAGATCGCGGGCATACGCGCTGGTGGCGTCCATGAACAGCCCCACCAGCAGCACCAGACAGCCCGGCTGCTGACGGCTGCCGCGTGCCAGCAGCACGTTCAGAGTTTCCGCGATCTGAGACACGCTGTATCCGGCACGTTCCGCCTGAGACAGCGTGTCTTCGAGCAGCGCCCGCAGCGGCGACAGATCCTGACCCGCGCTTCCCTCCGGCACGTCGGCCACAAAGGTGCCGCGCCCGCGCTGGGTCACGATCAGGCCGCGTGCCAGCAGTTCCTTGTAGACCTGTGCCACCGTGACGTGCGCCACGCCCAGTTCGTGAGACAGTTCGCGCACGCTGGCGAGCCGTGCGCCACGCGGAATCTCGCCGCAGGCGATGCCGTATTCGAGCTGCCCGCGCAGCTGCACGCCAACGGGCACGCTCAGGCTGCGGTCGATGCTCAGGGGCCAGGATGTCTGGATCGGGCCGGGCATGGCATCGGGCGTGGAAGAGGCGGAGGACAGAGAGGCAGAAGTTGGCCTGTACACGCCTGATCCTTTCATGAGTTGACCGGTTGGGTCGCTCCAGCGTGCCGCGGCTCGCCCGAGTACAGATGGCAGGCGACTTCATGCCCACCTGCCAGCGTCAGCAGGGGAGGGCGCTCGGTGGCGCAGCGGTCGAACGCCGCCGGACAGCGGGTGCGGAAGGCGCAGCCGCTCGGCACGTTCAGGGGGCTGGGCAGTTCGCCGCTCAGGGCGGGAGCCGCCGTGCGGTGCGCCGGGTCGAGCGTCGGGGCAGCGGCCAGCAGCGCCTGGGTGTACGGGTGTTTGGGCGCGTCGAAAACGTCTTCAGTCCTCGCCACCTCCACCACCCGGCCCAGATACATCACCGCGACCCGGTGAGACAGGTGGCGGACCAGGCGCAGATCGTGTGCCACGAAGAGCACGGTCAGGTTCAGCCGCTCCTGCAATTCCAGCAGCAGATTCACGACCTGCGCCTGCACCGATACGTCGAGCGCCGAGACCAGTTCGTCGGCGATCAGGCATTCGGGCTCCAGTGCCAGCGCCCGTGCGATGCCGATGCGCTGACGCTGCCCCCGGAGAATTCGTGCGGCAGTCGCCCCGCCGCCTCGGGGGGCAGGCCCACCAGCGACAGCAGTTCGGCGATCCGGCCGGGAATCTGCTGCGCGGGCCGCATCTGATGAACGCTCAGCGCCTCGCGCAGCACCTGGCCCACGTTCATGCGCGGATTCAGGCTGGAAAAAGGGTCCTGAAAAATCATCTGAACGCGGCGGTTGTACTGCCGGAGGGCCGCTCCCCGCAGCGTCAGCACATTCTGACCGTCGTAGCGCACGCTGCCGCTGTCGGCGTCGTACAGCCGCACCAGCGTGCGGGCCAGCGTCGATTTTCCGCAGCCGCTT
The genomic region above belongs to Deinococcus sp. KNUC1210 and contains:
- a CDS encoding ketopantoate reductase family protein, with amino-acid sequence MSGAGTAEPEQQPQRVLIWGAGAIGGSIGAYLVRAGHDVTFVDVAAAHVQAIRAEGLHIVGPIEEFTVEAPAFVPAELNGEWNTVLLCTKAQDTLEAGTALAPHLAAGGAVVSVQNGLNPLILNDVLGKDRVLGSFVNFGADYLEPGTVTYSGRGAVVVGEQDGTVTPRAEQIHALLLQFDDRAILSPNIFGYLWSKLGYGALLFATAVTNDGIADALERPEDRALYVALGREVLRVAHAQNITPEAFNGFDPAAFMPGASDADAERSMDDMVAFNRRSAKTHSGIWRDLAIRKRRTEVDAQLGWVEKIGQERGVPTPLTSCLITLIHDLEDGRRELSRENLDELRAAMPMLTGQA
- a CDS encoding GntR family transcriptional regulator; this encodes MPGPIQTSWPLSIDRSLSVPVGVQLRGQLEYGIACGEIPRGARLASVRELSHELGVAHVTVAQVYKELLARGLIVTQRGRGTFVADVPEGSAGQDLSPLRALLEDTLSQAERAGYSVSQIAETLNVLLARGSRQQPGCLVLLVGLFMDATSAYARDLQDLLRPGDVVEAVTLEDLRAGGQLQRARAEAADVVLSLAHRLSETRSLLPGLTVLPVGFIPSVATRSALAALSPMTRLALVATFEDFLPTFLTGVKRFAPLLSDIRSTHVQAADLSAVIEWAEVVVYASGSEVIGSLTGGRPTFEYRHTIDPRDVEQVVLPALDTRPRSALQPA